A window of Tetrapisispora phaffii CBS 4417 chromosome 9, complete genome contains these coding sequences:
- the DSS1 gene encoding exoribonuclease II (similar to Saccharomyces cerevisiae DSS1 (YMR287C); ancestral locus Anc_8.853), with protein MTVHLIRRNIQSSASALKLATRRTKYLEKRLPASFNLELVKSKFLERTKGLEHISEIKEVDEIQNQSMMTFNNEYIVPSKVWFDTVTSSGSFSNDLINETLISKKWKKFPDLPIKMNGDYSFNALQLFDRSLDIGDLVLLRNSDKELLMCVDIPMSIEDPRFTFAKPDGTLVFSTKQNVTLRILNTLPKNILNHDLIKNKYEAGLINRKENNAIKLPSLPVVARQIATSPLPSEISRIAARDLNVNLKKLEVLHRYISDGVETSSISFLKLVHLVQNVDLNKLARNRADHDANHISNIIRNTKDDIQYMTKIDAITLLSTYWAVIQQQQSQLWGDIQIHSALLFPISVSVLPFNNVIYLNETIPRVATDENINKFTEAINKHNLEKINEKFPDFLNMLKEYGNGCYYGNEKITTIISKLFRRIETYKNKELSRDNCQKLYNELNPSNKILNSLLLSKDLCLPEISGTTRTEQLIYSLTEVDNHAIIDQRRHDFKDLKVFCIDEKTAHEIDDGVSVLRKDGNITRLFIHIADPASLFPLHNTIENNSTSDEILNIAFRRAFTTYLPEFVLPMLPKSFCTKSDLGNTGKMTNTITFSVDFDKSSCSILEDTFEIQLGKVNNFPKNTTYKEVDKILNSSIKRENDIERDLREMRFIANHLRKCRIDNSAVIFGEGFNKGAVNLIEKKQDGEKSYKVNFKDSETTPSNIIVSEFMILANSLAGKYFKNHKIPAIYKTYKGLNMKPKASSQFKKILNVNKKRLPSIKEISKIGSLLSSSTFSSKPSIHEMIGTDQYATVTSPLRRFPDLINHFQLHRYLTNQPLCFSQEKLDEMVWHLIERDTILRHYSRKFNKYWTLQYLNEKIEGNPLLRFDVMVQSVSENGRVHCILPKLSYATGTLKLKPSATTIPAIGEIIKNCKIANIDCLGNSLEFAIDENQEHDRVNTFT; from the coding sequence ATGACGGTTCATCTAATCAGAAGAAATATCCAAAGTAGTGCTTCGGCGTTGAAGCTAGCAACAAGGAGGACAAAATACTTAGAAAAAAGGCTGCCAGCGTCCTTTAATTTAGAGTTAGTTAAATCAAAGTTTTTGGAGAGAACTAAAGGCCTAGAACACATATCAGAAATTAAGGAAGTAgatgaaattcaaaatcagTCAATGATGACGTTTAATAATGAGTATATTGTTCCTTCTAAAGTTTGGTTTGATACAGTGACGTCTTCCGGATCGTTTTCAAATGATTTGATAAATGAGACattgatttcaaagaaatggaaaaaaTTCCCGGATTTaccaataaaaatgaatggTGACTATTCATTTAATGCATTGCAATTATTTGATAGAAGTTTAGATATAGGTGATCTTGTTCTTCTACGGAATTCAGATAAAGAGCTTCTTATGTGTGTTGATATTCCTATGAGTATAGAAGATCCACGGTTTACATTCGCAAAACCAGACGGTACATTAGTATTCTCAACAAAGCAAAATGTAACTTTAAGAATACTTAACACACTTCCgaaaaatattctaaaccatgatttgataaagaataaatatgaAGCGGGTCTGATAAATaggaaagaaaataatgcTATTAAATTGCCTAGTTTACCAGTCGTTGCCCGTCAAATTGCAACATCACCTTTACCTTCAGAGATATCGAGAATTGCAGCAAGAGATTTAAAtgttaatttaaaaaagttGGAAGTACTCCATAGATATATTAGCGATGGAGTAGAAACTAGTTCCATCTCctttttgaaattagtTCATCTGGTTCAAAATGTTGATCTTAATAAGTTAGCTAGAAATAGAGCTGATCATGATGCTAATCATATCTCGAACATAATACGGAACACTAAAGAtgatattcaatatatgaCAAAAATTGACGCTATTACATTATTATCTACTTATTGGGCAGTTATTCAACAACAGCAATCACAATTATGGGGTGATATCCAAATACATTCTGCATTACTATTTCCGATATCTGTTTCTGTCCTTCCATTCAATAATGTGATTTACCTTAATGAAACAATCCCTAGAGTTGCTACAGATGagaatattaataaattcacAGAAGCCATCAATAAGCATAATTTAGAGAAGATTAATGAGAAATTTCCTGATTTTCTTAATATGCTAAAAGAATATGGTAACGGATGTTACTATGGTAATGAGAAAATAACAACTATAATTTCTAAGTTATTTAGGAGAATAGAAACCtacaaaaacaaagaaCTTTCAAGAGATAATTgtcaaaaattatataatgaattgaaCCCATCAAAtaagattttaaattccCTTTTATTAAGCAAAGACCTTTGTCTTCCGGAGATATCAGGTACTACAAGAACTgaacaattaatttattcgTTGACTGAAGTGGATAACCATGCTATAATCGATCAAAGAAGACATGATTTCAAGGATTTAAAGGTTTTCTGCATCGATGAAAAAACTGCGCATGAGATTGACGATGGTGTATCGGTTTTAAGGAAAGATGGTAACATCACAAGACTTTTCATTCATATCGCTGATCCGGCATCATTATTTCCATTACATAATAccattgaaaataattctaCATCAGAcgaaattttaaatattgcaTTTAGGAGAGCTTTCACTACGTATTTACCGGAGTTTGTTTTACCAATGCTTCCAAAAAGTTTTTGTACTAAATCTGATTTAGGTAATACTGGTAAAATGACAAATACCATTACTTTTTCGGTAGATTTTGACAAAAGTAGTTGTTCAATATTAGAAGACACTTTTGAAATCCAATTAGGTAAAGTCAATAATTTCCCGAAGAACACAACATATAAAGAAGTTgacaaaatattaaatagCAGCattaaaagagaaaatgATATCGAAAGGGATTTAAGAGAAATGCGATTTATAGCAAATCATTTGAGGAAATGTAGAATCGATAATTCAGCTGTTATCTTTGGAGAAGGCTTTAATAAAGGAGCAGTAAATTTGATAGAAAAGAAACAAGATGGCGAAAAAAGTTATAAAGTAAATTTTAAGGATAGCGAGACCACTCCCtctaatattattgtgTCGGAATTTATGATTCTTGCAAACTCATTGGCtggtaaatattttaaaaatcatAAGATACCAGCAATTTATAAAACATATAAAGGCTTAAATATGAAACCAAAGGCAAGTAGCCAATttaaaaagattttaaatgtCAACAAGAAAAGACTGCCATCCATCAAAGAAATTAGTAAAATTGGATCTTTGTTAAGTTCGAGCACGTTTAGTTCCAAGCCATCTATTCATGAGATGATTGGCACGGATCAATATGCCACAGTCACTTCTCCATTACGTAGATTTCCTGATTTAATTAaccattttcaattgcatAGGTACTTAACTAATCAACCACTATGTTTCAGCCAAGAGAAGTTAGATGAAATGGTTTGGCATTTAATCGAAAGGGACACAATTTTACGTCACTATAGtagaaaattcaataaatattggACACTGcaatatttgaatgaaaaaataGAGGGAAATCCATTATTAAGATTTGATGTAATGGTTCAATCTGTTTCTGAGAACGGAAGGGTCCATTGCATCCTTCCAAAATTATCATACGCGACAGGTACcttaaaattaaaaccTTCTGCAACAACCATCCCTGCTATTGGAGAGATTATAAAGAATTGCAAAATAGCAAATATAGACTGTTTAGGAAACAGTCTCGAGTTTGCTATCGATGAAAACCAAGAACACGATAGAGTGAATACCTTCACTTGA